From one Synechocystis sp. PCC 6803 substr. PCC-P genomic stretch:
- a CDS encoding Uma2 family endonuclease, with amino-acid sequence MVQVVDDPKSLPLNIPEELALQVTPAQFAILAAENRDLRLERTATGILIVNPPTGGESGNRNFHLTTQLGIWCEANDRLGEGFDSSTGFELPNGANRSPDASWVTKARWESLTQEQRQGFMPLCPDFVVELRSKTDSLKKLQEKMQEYMENGAQLGWLIDPQNKKVEIYRSGQPVEILENPSNLSGETILPGFTLSLQRIFSS; translated from the coding sequence ATGGTTCAGGTCGTTGATGATCCGAAATCACTGCCGTTGAATATTCCCGAAGAACTGGCCCTACAGGTCACGCCGGCCCAATTTGCCATTTTAGCGGCGGAAAATCGAGATTTAAGGCTTGAACGTACAGCAACAGGAATATTAATTGTGAATCCCCCCACTGGTGGCGAATCGGGTAATCGTAATTTTCATTTGACTACTCAACTCGGTATCTGGTGTGAAGCTAACGATCGCCTTGGGGAAGGGTTTGATTCCTCCACGGGGTTTGAGTTGCCCAATGGGGCCAATCGATCGCCGGATGCATCTTGGGTTACTAAGGCGCGCTGGGAATCCCTCACCCAGGAACAACGACAAGGATTTATGCCCCTTTGTCCCGATTTTGTAGTGGAATTGCGTTCTAAAACCGACAGCCTCAAAAAATTGCAGGAAAAGATGCAGGAATATATGGAAAACGGCGCTCAGTTGGGCTGGCTGATTGACCCCCAAAATAAAAAGGTGGAAATTTACCGCTCTGGACAGCCAGTAGAAATATTAGAAAATCCCAGCAACCTATCCGGAGAAACTATTTTGCCAGGGTTTACCCTATCTCTGCAAAGAATTTTTTCCAGTTAA
- a CDS encoding bifunctional 2-polyprenyl-6-hydroxyphenol methylase/3-demethylubiquinol 3-O-methyltransferase UbiG — translation MLSNSDQHRAVQALYNTYPFPPEPLLQEPPPGYNWRWQWTAAHNFCLGRRPANQKVRILDAGCGTGVGTEYLVHLNPEAEVHAVDISEGALAVAQTRLQKSGVVCDRVHFHHLSLENLAHLPGQFDYINSVGVLHHLPDPVAGIQAVAEKLAPGGLFHIFVYAEIGRWEIQLMQKAIAILQGKKRGDYQDGVAVGREIFASLPEYNRLVKREKERWSLENHRDESFADMYVHPQETDYNIDTLFELIDSAGLEFLGFSNPDYWQLDRLLGKAPDLMERAKDLSEKERYRLIELLDPEITHYEFFLAKPPIQISDWTDDQTLLKALPNLHPCLTGWPSRSLFDYNYQPLELTEEEFKFLQAVEAQTEIQANVEKVLTDLGDRSIDLALVRSLQTRQLLTLGNS, via the coding sequence ATGTTGTCCAACTCCGACCAGCACCGCGCAGTTCAGGCCCTCTACAACACCTATCCCTTCCCCCCCGAACCCCTGCTACAGGAACCACCTCCGGGTTACAACTGGCGCTGGCAATGGACTGCGGCCCATAATTTTTGTTTAGGACGGCGGCCGGCTAATCAAAAGGTTCGCATTTTGGATGCGGGTTGTGGCACTGGAGTCGGCACGGAATATTTAGTCCACCTCAACCCGGAAGCGGAAGTTCATGCCGTGGACATCAGTGAAGGGGCTTTAGCCGTTGCCCAAACAAGGTTGCAAAAGTCCGGTGTGGTTTGTGATCGGGTGCATTTCCACCATTTATCCCTGGAAAATCTGGCCCATCTTCCCGGACAATTTGATTACATCAATTCCGTCGGTGTACTGCATCATTTGCCCGATCCAGTGGCTGGAATTCAGGCCGTAGCGGAAAAATTGGCCCCCGGTGGTTTATTCCACATTTTTGTTTACGCTGAAATCGGCCGCTGGGAAATTCAACTCATGCAAAAGGCGATCGCCATCCTACAGGGGAAAAAACGGGGCGATTACCAGGATGGGGTTGCGGTGGGTCGAGAAATTTTTGCGAGTTTGCCGGAATATAACCGTTTAGTGAAAAGGGAAAAAGAGCGTTGGTCCCTGGAAAATCATCGGGATGAATCCTTTGCGGATATGTATGTCCATCCCCAAGAAACGGACTATAACATTGATACGTTATTTGAATTAATCGACTCGGCTGGACTGGAATTTTTGGGCTTTTCCAACCCTGATTATTGGCAACTAGATCGCCTGTTAGGCAAAGCACCGGATTTAATGGAACGGGCTAAAGATTTAAGCGAAAAGGAACGATATCGTCTAATTGAATTATTAGACCCCGAAATTACCCACTACGAATTTTTCTTGGCTAAACCCCCCATACAAATTAGTGATTGGACGGACGATCAAACCTTACTCAAAGCCCTGCCCAATCTTCATCCTTGCCTGACTGGTTGGCCGAGCCGCAGTTTATTTGACTATAACTATCAGCCCTTAGAGTTAACCGAAGAGGAATTTAAGTTTCTCCAGGCAGTAGAAGCTCAGACAGAAATTCAAGCAAACGTGGAAAAAGTTCTAACCGACCTAGGCGATCGATCCATCGACTTGGCATTGGTGCGGAGCCTGCAAACTCGGCAACTACTGACCCTCGGCAACTCATAG